One window of the Rhizobium sp. ARZ01 genome contains the following:
- a CDS encoding VOC family protein — MAKSIHSMIRVLDEARSVEFYRQAFGLELADRLDFETFTLVYLSNAESEFELELTINKGRTEPYALGDGYGHFAVSVKDLDAEHARVTASGLNPGKIVEFNRDGTLLARFFFITDPDGYKIEVLQRHGRFK; from the coding sequence TTGGCAAAGTCCATCCACTCCATGATCCGCGTGCTCGACGAGGCGCGCTCCGTCGAATTCTACCGTCAGGCATTTGGCCTTGAGTTGGCCGACCGGCTTGATTTCGAGACCTTCACGCTCGTCTATCTCAGCAATGCCGAGAGCGAGTTCGAGCTCGAACTGACGATCAACAAGGGTCGGACGGAACCCTATGCGCTGGGCGATGGCTACGGTCACTTCGCCGTTTCGGTGAAAGATCTCGATGCCGAGCACGCGCGGGTCACCGCGTCGGGGCTGAACCCAGGCAAGATCGTCGAGTTCAATCGAGACGGCACGCTACTGGCCCGCTTCTTCTTCATCACTGATCCGGACGGCTACAAGATAGAAGTGCTGCAGAGACACGGCCGGTTCAAGTAA
- a CDS encoding CBS domain-containing protein, producing MRVSEVMHKSASWVPPTMLISQVAKIMKEQDIGAVPVGENDRLIGMVTDRDIAIRAWPNGHDISSLTARDVMSTGISYCRTDDALEDAVLMMESKKIRRLPVIDANKRMVGMLSIGDVSHAAGKKLTEGLMKAVSEHHA from the coding sequence ATGAGAGTCTCAGAAGTCATGCACAAGAGTGCCTCCTGGGTTCCGCCAACGATGCTTATCTCGCAAGTCGCGAAAATCATGAAAGAGCAGGACATCGGCGCCGTTCCGGTTGGCGAGAACGATCGCCTGATCGGTATGGTGACAGATCGCGACATCGCAATCCGCGCCTGGCCGAACGGACATGACATATCGTCTCTGACGGCGCGTGACGTGATGTCAACCGGCATCTCCTACTGCCGCACGGACGACGCCCTTGAAGACGCTGTCCTCATGATGGAGAGCAAGAAAATTCGCCGTTTGCCCGTCATCGATGCCAACAAGCGCATGGTTGGCATGCTCAGTATCGGCGACGTGTCGCATGCCGCCGGCAAGAAGCTGACCGAGGGGCTGATGAAGGCCGTGAGCGAGCACCACGCCTGA
- a CDS encoding DMT family transporter, translating into MTDVTTSSRSEARFSATHAGVLAMMLGMLMFALNDVLGKWLVTSYSAPQLMLVRSIAATAVLLPFFWRSGWKSLVRVERPRLQALRSLLFAFEATAFYVAVGHMPLADAMTYWLAAPIYVAALSPLMLGEKVGWRRWTAILIGFAGVVIALEPSSESLTLPALIALAGSAAFAFAMIFGRTLRATPDTTLVFWQVVGAAIFSLVVIAFDPAGWTPVRPVDFGLLGLLGIVAMGAHMLVNRSLKLADASTVVPLQYTMLIWAVLFGWLFFGDLPRTAMIVGAGFIVASGLFIFFREQKLKREGRR; encoded by the coding sequence ATGACAGACGTTACCACCTCCTCCCGATCCGAAGCCCGCTTCAGTGCTACGCACGCCGGCGTGCTTGCGATGATGCTCGGCATGTTGATGTTTGCACTGAACGATGTGCTCGGCAAATGGCTCGTCACCAGCTATTCGGCGCCGCAACTCATGCTGGTCCGCAGCATCGCCGCGACCGCCGTGCTTCTGCCATTCTTCTGGCGCTCGGGCTGGAAGAGCCTAGTCCGGGTGGAGCGGCCGCGCCTGCAGGCGCTGCGTTCGCTGCTGTTCGCCTTCGAAGCGACGGCCTTCTACGTTGCCGTCGGTCACATGCCGCTCGCGGATGCGATGACCTATTGGCTTGCGGCTCCGATCTATGTGGCCGCGCTCTCGCCGCTGATGCTCGGCGAGAAGGTCGGCTGGCGGCGCTGGACGGCGATCCTGATCGGCTTTGCCGGCGTCGTCATCGCGCTGGAACCGTCCTCCGAAAGCCTCACGCTGCCCGCCCTGATCGCACTCGCCGGCAGTGCCGCCTTCGCCTTCGCCATGATCTTCGGGCGCACCTTGCGTGCAACGCCGGATACCACTCTAGTTTTCTGGCAGGTGGTTGGTGCCGCCATCTTTTCGCTGGTGGTCATCGCATTCGATCCGGCCGGCTGGACACCCGTCCGCCCCGTCGATTTCGGCCTGCTGGGCCTGCTTGGCATCGTCGCCATGGGGGCGCACATGCTGGTGAACCGCTCGCTGAAGCTGGCGGACGCATCGACGGTCGTGCCGCTCCAGTACACGATGCTGATCTGGGCAGTCCTGTTCGGCTGGCTCTTTTTCGGCGACCTGCCCCGCACTGCGATGATCGTCGGTGCCGGCTTCATCGTCGCATCCGGCCTCTTCATCTTCTTCCGTGAGCAAAAGCTGAAACGTGAAGGCAGGCGCTAA
- a CDS encoding IlvD/Edd family dehydratase, giving the protein MADKEEIGMRRLRSQDWFDNPDHVDMTALYLERFMNYGITPEELRSGKPVIGIAQSGSDLTPCNRHHIELAARVRDGIRDAGGIPIEFPTHPIFENCKRPTAALDRNLAYLGLVEVLYGYPLDGVVLTTGCDKTTPSAIMAASTVDIPAIVLSGGPMLDGWHEGDLVGSGTVLWRSRRKYAAGEIDAAEFVDAVMDSAPSIGHCNTMGTASTMNALAEALGMSLTGCAAIPAAYRERGQMAYRTGRRAVELVLEDFKPSDILTRAAFLNAIRVNSAIGGSTNAQPHLTGMAKHAGVELRPEDWQEHGYDIPLLADVQPAGRFLGERFHRAGGVPAIMRELLDAGKLDGRCRTVTGRTVAENLEGRYASDRKVIRPFSQPLKERAGFLVLTGNLFDFAIMKTSVISDEFRGRYLSEPGREGVFEGRAVVFDGAEDYHRRINDPALDIDERSILVIRGAGPLGWPGSAEVVNMQPPDHLLKRGITSLPTIGDGRQSGTADSPSILNASPESAAGGGLAWLRTGDVIRIDLVSGRCDMLVKEAEIERRKKDGIPPVPADATPWQRIYRQTVTQLSDGAVIEGAAEFRQVAKVPPRHNH; this is encoded by the coding sequence ATGGCAGACAAGGAAGAGATCGGGATGCGCCGGCTGCGCTCGCAGGATTGGTTCGACAATCCCGATCACGTCGACATGACGGCGCTCTATCTGGAGCGCTTCATGAACTACGGCATCACCCCGGAGGAACTGCGATCCGGCAAGCCGGTCATCGGTATCGCCCAGAGCGGCAGCGATCTGACCCCGTGCAACCGCCATCACATCGAGCTTGCGGCGCGCGTACGCGACGGCATTCGCGATGCCGGCGGAATTCCGATCGAGTTTCCCACCCATCCGATCTTTGAGAACTGCAAGCGGCCGACGGCGGCACTCGACCGCAACCTCGCCTATCTCGGCCTCGTCGAGGTGCTTTACGGTTATCCGCTCGATGGTGTCGTGCTGACGACCGGATGCGACAAGACCACGCCCTCGGCCATCATGGCAGCCTCCACCGTCGACATACCTGCGATCGTGCTTTCCGGCGGGCCGATGCTCGACGGCTGGCACGAGGGCGACCTCGTTGGCTCCGGCACCGTTCTGTGGCGGTCGCGGCGCAAATATGCGGCCGGCGAGATTGACGCTGCCGAATTCGTCGACGCCGTGATGGATTCGGCGCCTTCGATCGGCCACTGCAACACGATGGGTACGGCCTCGACCATGAATGCGCTGGCCGAAGCGCTCGGCATGTCGCTGACCGGTTGTGCGGCGATCCCTGCCGCCTATCGCGAGCGCGGCCAGATGGCCTATCGGACGGGACGGCGCGCGGTCGAACTGGTGCTGGAAGACTTCAAGCCCTCGGACATCCTGACGCGCGCGGCCTTTCTCAATGCAATCCGTGTCAATTCGGCGATCGGCGGGTCGACCAACGCCCAGCCGCACCTGACGGGGATGGCAAAGCACGCCGGCGTCGAACTGCGTCCGGAGGACTGGCAGGAGCATGGTTATGACATCCCGTTGCTGGCCGACGTTCAGCCGGCCGGCCGTTTCCTTGGCGAGCGCTTCCATCGCGCAGGCGGGGTGCCGGCGATCATGCGCGAACTGCTCGATGCCGGGAAGCTTGACGGCCGCTGTCGCACCGTGACGGGGCGAACGGTCGCCGAGAACCTTGAAGGGCGGTACGCCAGCGACCGCAAAGTGATCCGCCCCTTTTCCCAGCCGCTCAAGGAGCGCGCCGGCTTTCTGGTGCTGACGGGCAATCTTTTCGATTTCGCCATCATGAAGACGAGCGTGATCTCTGACGAATTCCGTGGCCGCTATCTGAGTGAGCCGGGACGTGAAGGCGTCTTCGAGGGCAGGGCGGTCGTCTTTGACGGCGCGGAAGACTATCACCGGCGCATCAACGATCCTGCGCTCGATATCGATGAGCGATCCATCCTCGTGATCCGTGGCGCGGGACCGCTCGGCTGGCCGGGTTCGGCCGAAGTGGTGAACATGCAGCCGCCGGATCATCTGCTGAAGCGCGGCATCACCAGCCTGCCGACAATCGGCGACGGCCGGCAGTCGGGCACCGCCGACAGTCCTTCGATCTTGAACGCCTCGCCGGAAAGCGCGGCAGGTGGTGGACTTGCCTGGCTGCGTACCGGTGACGTGATCCGCATCGATCTTGTCAGTGGGCGGTGCGACATGCTGGTGAAAGAAGCCGAGATCGAACGGCGCAAGAAGGATGGCATCCCGCCCGTGCCCGCGGATGCTACCCCCTGGCAACGCATCTACCGCCAGACCGTCACGCAGCTCTCGGACGGCGCTGTGATCGAAGGTGCTGCAGAATTCCGGCAAGTGGCCAAGGTTCCGCCCCGGCACAATCATTGA
- a CDS encoding heavy metal translocating P-type ATPase encodes MSTSIARALYIFRSMLVAIAAAGLTGGTIAWLYGSDTWANRIWFVATVPVLAALVVEIVTSLRKGEVGLDLVAALSMTAALAFGEPLAANVVALMYSGGQLLESYAEGRARREMTALLGRVAHTAMRYTGDALEEVPVSGIRVGERILVRHGEVVPVDGTLASEAAALDQSSLTGESATVESVTGDEILSGSTNLGNTFDLLATRPAAESTYANIVRLVQQAQESKAPSVRIADRYAVWFLVLTLLIAGIAWWISGDRIRALAVLVVATPCPLILALPVAIISGMSRSAKLGVLIKNGGAMEVLAKVRTAVLDKTGTLTYGQARVIDMRTTDGWEAREMLRLAASLDQASGHVIAEALVEDARRRGLSLATPTDVTEAAGTGVSGVVDGRRVTIGGSRYVRDLSNGDPYALRDGVPEDAAVVAVAVDGELAGIIVLADRVRPDAAAMLEAFHGVGIRRVVLASGDRSDVVAAVAKKLGIDEAHGELTPAQKVEIVRQEAAKAPTMMVGDGVNDAPALATATVGIAMGARGAAASSESADVVLLVDRLDNLIKAIHAAHRTKRIAMQSVLVGLGLSVVAMLVAAAGYLPPVAGAFTQELIDIAVILNALRALR; translated from the coding sequence TTGTCGACTTCCATTGCTCGGGCCCTTTACATATTCCGATCGATGCTCGTCGCCATCGCTGCTGCTGGCCTGACTGGCGGTACGATCGCCTGGCTCTACGGCAGCGATACGTGGGCCAACCGCATATGGTTTGTCGCCACGGTTCCGGTGCTCGCGGCGCTCGTCGTCGAAATCGTCACGTCGTTGCGAAAGGGTGAAGTCGGCCTCGATCTCGTCGCCGCCCTCTCCATGACGGCGGCGCTGGCCTTTGGCGAGCCGCTTGCCGCAAACGTTGTGGCGCTGATGTATTCCGGCGGCCAACTTCTGGAGAGCTACGCGGAAGGGCGGGCACGGCGGGAAATGACGGCTCTGTTGGGGCGAGTCGCGCACACGGCGATGCGCTATACCGGCGATGCGCTGGAGGAAGTGCCCGTGTCGGGGATCCGGGTGGGTGAGAGAATTCTCGTCCGTCATGGAGAAGTCGTCCCGGTCGACGGCACACTAGCGTCGGAGGCGGCGGCGCTTGACCAATCGAGCCTCACCGGCGAGAGCGCCACGGTCGAAAGTGTGACCGGGGACGAGATCCTCAGCGGTTCCACCAACCTTGGCAACACCTTCGACCTCCTTGCCACACGCCCGGCGGCCGAAAGCACCTACGCCAATATCGTGCGGCTGGTGCAGCAGGCGCAGGAAAGCAAGGCTCCGAGCGTGCGCATCGCCGATCGCTACGCGGTCTGGTTCCTCGTCCTGACGCTTCTGATCGCGGGCATCGCCTGGTGGATCTCCGGCGACCGTATTAGGGCGCTCGCGGTGCTTGTCGTCGCGACCCCCTGTCCGCTGATCCTCGCGCTGCCGGTCGCGATCATCTCCGGCATGTCCCGCTCGGCGAAACTCGGCGTGCTGATCAAGAACGGCGGGGCCATGGAGGTCCTTGCCAAGGTGAGGACGGCCGTTCTCGACAAGACCGGCACGCTCACCTACGGACAGGCCCGCGTCATCGACATGCGAACGACGGACGGCTGGGAGGCACGCGAGATGCTGCGTCTGGCTGCCTCGCTCGACCAGGCGTCGGGCCATGTCATTGCCGAAGCGCTGGTCGAAGATGCCCGTCGGCGTGGCCTATCACTCGCCACACCGACCGATGTCACTGAAGCGGCCGGCACAGGCGTCTCGGGTGTCGTAGACGGGCGCCGCGTGACGATTGGCGGCAGCCGCTACGTGCGCGATCTGAGCAACGGCGATCCCTATGCGTTGCGCGACGGCGTGCCCGAAGACGCGGCGGTCGTAGCCGTCGCGGTAGACGGAGAACTTGCCGGCATCATCGTGCTGGCCGATCGGGTCCGGCCGGATGCGGCAGCAATGCTGGAAGCTTTCCATGGCGTCGGCATTCGTCGCGTCGTACTCGCTTCGGGCGACCGGTCGGACGTTGTCGCGGCGGTCGCAAAAAAGCTCGGGATCGACGAGGCACACGGCGAACTGACGCCCGCGCAGAAGGTCGAGATCGTGCGCCAGGAAGCAGCCAAAGCGCCGACGATGATGGTCGGCGACGGGGTGAACGACGCGCCGGCACTGGCGACCGCAACGGTCGGTATCGCAATGGGGGCACGCGGCGCGGCCGCATCCTCCGAGAGCGCCGACGTCGTGCTACTCGTCGACAGGCTCGACAACCTCATCAAGGCGATCCACGCAGCGCACCGCACGAAGAGGATCGCGATGCAGAGCGTTCTGGTCGGCCTCGGGCTGTCGGTCGTGGCGATGCTCGTCGCGGCGGCGGGCTATCTCCCGCCAGTCGCCGGCGCCTTCACCCAGGAACTGATCGACATCGCCGTGATCCTGAACGCTTTGCGGGCTTTGCGCTAG
- a CDS encoding DMT family transporter: MTQSQTLPTSAATNQLALLALVVGGIAIGSSPIFVRLSEVGPLATAFWRVALALIPLTVFSLLNRSKSSDAPPRTLGDCLLLSLPGVFLAIDLAAWHLSVHITSVANATLLANLAPVFVTIFGRLLFGFAITRIFTAGLAIAAIGVVVLKGGPAAMGGGDLLGDAVAVFAAIFYAGYILAIGRLRTRYDTLRIMQWGSASAAFCLLPASLFLEPVLLPSSVDGWANVFGLAFLTHAGGQALITYALAYLPAAFSSLTLLLQPVVAALLAWGLLDESLGVMQAIGGLIVLAGILIARRG, translated from the coding sequence CGGCGACGAACCAGCTTGCCCTGCTTGCGCTCGTCGTCGGCGGCATCGCCATTGGCAGCTCACCGATTTTCGTGCGCCTTTCTGAAGTTGGCCCGCTGGCTACGGCCTTCTGGAGGGTTGCACTGGCTCTGATTCCGTTGACCGTCTTCTCGCTGCTCAACCGGAGCAAGAGCAGTGACGCGCCCCCGCGAACGCTTGGCGACTGTTTGCTTCTTTCTCTGCCCGGTGTGTTTCTCGCGATTGACCTCGCCGCCTGGCATCTGTCGGTCCACATCACCTCTGTCGCCAATGCCACGCTTCTTGCCAATCTAGCGCCAGTTTTCGTGACCATCTTCGGGCGCCTGCTTTTCGGTTTTGCGATCACGCGCATATTCACTGCCGGGCTTGCCATCGCGGCGATCGGCGTCGTGGTCCTCAAAGGCGGTCCGGCGGCGATGGGGGGCGGCGATCTTCTCGGCGACGCTGTCGCTGTCTTCGCCGCGATATTCTATGCCGGCTATATCCTCGCCATCGGCAGATTGCGCACCCGCTACGACACGCTGCGCATCATGCAATGGGGATCAGCCTCGGCCGCCTTCTGCCTGCTGCCGGCCTCACTGTTCCTCGAACCGGTCCTGCTACCCTCCTCTGTCGATGGCTGGGCCAACGTCTTCGGCCTGGCCTTTCTAACGCATGCGGGCGGACAGGCTCTGATCACCTACGCGCTGGCCTACCTGCCGGCGGCTTTCTCCTCGCTCACGCTGCTGTTGCAGCCCGTTGTGGCAGCTTTGCTCGCCTGGGGACTTCTTGATGAATCGCTCGGCGTCATGCAGGCGATCGGCGGCCTGATCGTCCTGGCAGGAATCTTGATCGCGCGCCGCGGATAA